The window TGTGCGCAGTGGTGGGAGGGACCGCTCGACGAGTTCGAACACAACGGCGTCGAGTACGTCGCCGTCACGGAGGAGCCAGCGGTTCGGTCCTTCGCCTCGAAACTCCCCTTCGCGCTCCGTCGCGCGTCGCCCGACGTGATCCACGCCGCCAACAGCCCGCCGGCACAGGTCGTCGCCGCGAAGACGGCCGCCCGCGTCCTTCGGGTTCCGGTCGTCGTCGACTGGTGGGCGCGGCGGGACGACGACTCCACGCGGATGCTCCGTCGGGCCGCGAAGGGCGCGGATCGCGTCCTGGCCCCCTCGCGGCTGGTCAAGACGGACGTCCGCGAGTACGGTGCGGCCGCCGACGACGTCACGCTCGTCCCCGAATCGATCGACGTCGACCTCGTGCGCGAGGCCGACGTCGACAACCGGGCGGACCTGGTCTACGCGCGGCACCTCGACGAGCACGCCAACGTGGAGTCGTTCCTCCTCGCGCTCGCGGAACTCCGCGGCCGGGACTGGCGGGCCGCCGTGGTCGGCGACGGGCCCGAACGCGACGCCGCCGAGGAGACCGCCGCGGAACTCCGCATCGACGACCGCGTCGAGTTCCTCGGCGAACTCGACCCCGAGGCGTTCGTGCCGATTCTGAAGGGCGCGCACGTCTTCGCCCAGACGGCGACCGTCGAGCCGTTCGCCCGCGGACTGCTCTGGGCGCTCGCGTGTGGCTGCGTCGGGATCGTCGAGTACCAGGCCCGGTCGAGCGCGCACGAACTCGTCGAGAACCTTGACCGCGGCGCGCGCGTGACGAGCC is drawn from Halobellus limi and contains these coding sequences:
- a CDS encoding glycosyltransferase → MRVAFVSLYPDQLSSDGATRRTRRIAERLAARGHEVVFCCAQWWEGPLDEFEHNGVEYVAVTEEPAVRSFASKLPFALRRASPDVIHAANSPPAQVVAAKTAARVLRVPVVVDWWARRDDDSTRMLRRAAKGADRVLAPSRLVKTDVREYGAAADDVTLVPESIDVDLVREADVDNRADLVYARHLDEHANVESFLLALAELRGRDWRAAVVGDGPERDAAEETAAELRIDDRVEFLGELDPEAFVPILKGAHVFAQTATVEPFARGLLWALACGCVGIVEYQARSSAHELVENLDRGARVTSPQELADEVVAAAGHDPATVNEAFVGYDHEPILDAYEDVYETERDDYGFF